Part of the Deltaproteobacteria bacterium genome, CCGATGCGGGGCACCCTCGTAAGGCGCCCTTGGTCCACATGTTTCTATATGGTTCCCACCGCTGGATCCATGGAAAATGGCATCATCCGCGAGAGGTGTTCCTGCATACGGCAGTCGGGCTTCAAGAACAATCTTTCGATCATCCCTGTCGCTGTTTATGTCTCGGGTTCTCACAAATAACCCGAACAACGCCCTTCCGCTTTATGATCTTACACTTGTTGCA contains:
- the rpmJ gene encoding 50S ribosomal protein L36, with the translated sequence MKVQASVKRVCNKCKIIKRKGVVRVICENPRHKQRQG